One window of Lytechinus variegatus isolate NC3 chromosome 2, Lvar_3.0, whole genome shotgun sequence genomic DNA carries:
- the LOC121409316 gene encoding RILP-like protein 1, whose product MTEILDNNNTTGPGGDEMTVLKVYELAADAGRECQQLIEQFGEESASNVTLKIISILEHLELLVNEKTELEKQVSRLNEKLLVCQNELSRRTEENAHLQADLQKMEQRNLEDLEQWKEFLNKARRENKELKKQVNEKEGQVKQDKVMEQETFKVLLKLKETVDNQRDTIRAQDNELRSRNQDVEALQQQVDRLAKVNSNLRRKQELVESHSRNLIRQKSTLQVDVMRLNKNLIEQKTMADTDDIDGTMKDTPQVDNKDGENKVCFDPRDPDRPRFTLNELKKVLIERDEMHLKVVALEEELESYKSEEDQTGSMANTPSSCHQEENSGKNKPSGIRKFFANLFRGKDKTDVEEELKKWEILDLEEDDLIASSQDPLSQSVQLESSITPGDSQAERPRRHSDITPSRNNNNNDATSGKKNDSWFFGSKSRSSSTTREMLVMTSPWKPKASSSPRSSSPSDLPLPRETPPPVKPSRDDDHDEDLTNSYSIDADLIPMQAMMFNI is encoded by the exons ATGACTGAGATTTTAGATAATAATAACACTACGGGACCGGGTGGTGATGAGATGACTGTGTTGAAGGTGTATGAGCTCGCCGCAGATGCGGGGAGGGAATGTCAACAGCTAATCGAACAGTTTGGGGAGGAGAGTGCGAGTAATGTCACGctcaaaatcatttcaatcttGGAACATTTGGAACTTCTTGTAAACGAGAAGACAGAACTTGAGAAACAAGTGAGCAGACTGAATGAAAAACTTCTTGTTTGCCAAAATGAATTGTCAAGAAGAACAGAGGAAAATGCTCATTTACAGGCA GATTTGCAAAAGATGGAGCAGAGGAATCTTGAAGATCTAGAGCAATGGAAGGAATTCCTGAATAAGGCAAGGAGAGAAAACAAGGAACTAAAGAAACAAGTTAATGAGAAGGAAGGCCAAGTCAAACAAGATAAAG TGATGGAGCAAGAGACATTTAAGGTGTTGTTAAAGTTAAAAGAGACGGTGGATAACCAACGAGATACAATACGAGCACAAGATAATGAGCTCAGATCAAGGAATCAGGATGTTGAAgca TTGCAGCAACAGGTTGATAGACTTGCCAAAGTAAATAGCAACTTGAGACGGAAACAGGAGCTAGTTGAGAGTCACTCAAGGAACTTGATCCGTCAGAAGTCCACCCTACAGGTCGATGTGATGAGACTTAATAAGAACCTGATAGAACAGAAGACTATGGCAGATACTGATGATATTGATGGCACTATGAAGGATACTCCTCAG GTAGACAATAAAGACGGAGAGAATAAGGTGTGTTTTGATCCTCGGGATCCTGATCGACCTCGTTTCACTTTGAATGAACTCAAGAAGGTTCTTATAGAGAGAGATGAGATGCATCTTAAAGTAGTAGCTTTAGAAGAAGAACTGGAAAGTTACAA ATCTGAAGAAGACCAGACAGGATCCATGGCAAATACTCCCTCATCGTGTCATCAAGAAGAAAACTCTGGCAAAAACAAGCCATCAGGAATCAGAAAATT cTTTGCGAATCTATTCAGAGGGAAAGACAAGACAGACGTGGAGGAGGAATTGAAAAAATGGGAAATACTAGACCTTGAAGAGGATGATTTGATTGCATCCAGCCAAGATCCTCTTAGTCAATCTGTCCAATTAGAAAGCAGTATTACACCAGGAGATAGCCAAGCTGAGAGACCGAGAAGACATTCAGATATCACTCCAAgtcgtaataataataataatgatgcaaCGTCAGGCAAGAAAAATGATAGTTGGTTCTTTGGATCTAAATCACGATCTTCCAGCACCACAAGAGAGATGCTAGTGATGACATCACCATGGAAACCTAAAGCTTCTTCATCACCTAGATCGTCATCACCAAGTGATCTTCCATTACCAAGGGAAACCCCTCCACCTGTCAAACCCAGTCgagatgatgatcatgatgaagatCTTACAAACTCATATTCTATTGACGCTGATTTAATTCCCATGCAAGCAATGATGTTCAATATCTAA